One Rosa chinensis cultivar Old Blush chromosome 5, RchiOBHm-V2, whole genome shotgun sequence genomic region harbors:
- the LOC112164211 gene encoding uncharacterized protein LOC112164211 has protein sequence MHRVGPNDVAISGPPIWLTNGTIVFHLLVLAPSPVSIHLVSDDQSLPEQLHRRCSHHAGVGLNNCPEETDSRVKKTVPGNPKGPDDHFLWWARVIMFDNFPAEKAKEMMILASKESSKSHHNAHVSIPFKANTNTAFASHIYGRKA, from the exons ATGCACCGAGTGGGCCCAAATGACGTGGCAATATCTGGACCACCTATTTGGTTAACAAATGGGACCATCGTATTTCATCTTCTAGTTTTGGCCCCATCACCTGTTAGTATTCATTTGGTCTCCGACGATCAGAGTCTGCCCGAACAACTACACAGACGATGCAGTCACCATGCCGGAGTCGGCCTGAACAATTGCCCCGAGGAGACTGATTCTAG GGTGAAGAAGACAGTCCCTGGGAACCCAAAAGGCCCAGATGACCATTTTCTATGGTGGGCAAGAGTCATAATGTTTGACAATTTTCCAGCAGAGAAGGCAAAGGAGATGATGATCTTAGCAAGTAAGGAAAGCTCCAAGAGCCACCACAACGCTCATGTTTCTATCCCGTTCAAGGCCAACACCAACACGGCGTTTGCCTCTCATATATATGGGAGAAAAGCTTAA
- the LOC112166631 gene encoding heavy metal-associated isoprenylated plant protein 47, producing MKQKIVMKVQFSSEKRRTDAFKIAAGTKGVSDVSIEAGKDQVVVIGDGVDSVCLTQSLRKKLRYVEIVSVEEVKKPDEKKKPEVESIPIQWTSSYVHYPMHYDVVYRW from the exons ATGAAG CAAAAGATTGTGATGAAGGTGCAATTTAGCTCTGAGAAACGCAGAACCGATGCCTTCAAGATTGCTGCCGGCACTAAAG GTGTGAGCGATGTGTCTATAGAAGCAGGTAAAGACCAAGTTGTGGTGATCGGAGATGGGGTTGACTCGGTTTGCTTGACCCAGTCATTAAGGAAGAAGCTCCGATACGTCGAAATAGTAAGTGTTGAAGAGGTGAAAAAGCCCGATGAAAAAAAGAAGCCAGAAGTTGAGAGTATTCCAATTCAATGGACATCTAGCTATGTCCACTATCCCATGCACTATGATGTTGTGTACCGTTGGTGA